The nucleotide sequence GATAGGGGCTAAAGAGTGAGTCTGAAACTTCAAAAAGTCGCAATTTGGGGTTTGCTTCGCGAGTTATTTTTTCACCAAATGAGGGCATAAAAAAATCTATATAAACTCCAAGAAGTGAAAGGGCTGAGGTTAAATAAAAGCAGTGAACTCCCATCCCACCTGAAATGAACGGTGGAAACTCCCATCCAAGCATTGCAATTCTCATAATTTAATCCATTTTGGGTTATCAGAGATGGTTTATATATCTAATGCGAGATAAGGAATTTATGATAGACGAGATAAAAAGGGCCCTCGTAGAATTTGTTGTTGAAAGCTACAAAAATGAATGGGAGTCAGGCAAGGAAAGGATGACTTTCTACGAGCCAGTCGAGGAAAATGAAGAAGAGAGGGTGATAGCTGCTTTGGCGTATCTTTTAGGGCCAGTCGGAGCTATCTGTTTTTATCTCATAAAAGAGAAAGACCGATTTGTGAGGTTTCATGCAATACAGTCTATACTCTTTTGGCTATCCGGGATATTTTTTGTACTAATCCTTATTTTGGGAATTGTAACCATCTCGCTTGTGCCGGTATTTATAATGCTTTTTGTTGGGTGGCTTGTTTACCTGATGTACCATGCAGAGCGAGGGGAATGGATAGAGGTTCCATTTATAGGGAATTTTGCAGAAGAAAACTGCTGAGTGTCATTTTTGGGTTTTAGATATGCGTCTTTGTAATGTCAGTAATAAGAGGGATGTGGACTATCTTTCCATTGTAGGCTTCTATTGCTGCCCAGGCACAGAAAATCCAGAATAAGATTATGCTTGGAATCGATACAATAAGACCCAATATTGTAAGAGATAGAAGAACAAAGACGATAGTGTATGAAGTTGCAAGAAGAAAAGATTGTAACGCGTTAAATCTGACAAATTTGTCTTCTTTTACAAAGATGTAAATAAGAATTGAAACAAGGTAAGGCACTAAAAGGAAGAAAAATGGAAAAATAAAAGCAATTGAAGCATATGAAACAGCTGAGAGAAGCCGTGAATCGCGAAAATCATCTTCTCTTGGGTTTTGCAGTAAACGGGGGGACATAATGATTTTTTAATGGCTGTAGAATTTAATAAATTTAGCCAAAGAATATAAGAAAAGGTGAAGGAAAAGAGGGGGCAGTTTTGATTTTATGGACAGCGTAGAACGTGTTCCCGTAGAACGTGTTCCGTTTAATTTTGGTGCAGTGCAATGCAAACTTTCAGACGCAAAGGCAGTCATAATTCCAGTTCCGTATGATTCAACAGCTTCATATAGAACGGGGATGCGGAGTGGTCCGCGTGAGATAATCGAAGCTTCAAGGAATATGGAGCTCTATGACTTAGAGCTCAAAAGAGACATAATAGATGATGCACCAATCTTTACTATGGATGAGATTGTATGCAGTAAAGAAAGCCCACAGGAAGTTGTTGAGGCTGTAGAGAATGCTGTTAGTTGGGTGCTCTTAGAAGGCAAATTTCCGCTAATGCTTGGAGGAGAACACTCAGTTACTCTTGGTTCTCTGAAAGCGTGCAAAAAAAAATACGAAAGGCTTTCTGTTGTCCAGATTGACGCTCATGCGGATATGCGAGATAGTTACGAGGGAACAGGATATAGCCATGCTTGTGTTATGAGGCGTGTTCGCGAACTCTGCCCCAACGCTGTGGGTGTTGGAATCAGAAGCATGAGTAAAGACGAAGCCGAATATATAAAAGAAAAGGGGCTTGAGCCGTACATATTCGGACCTGAATTTGACGAAAAAGAGATTGTCAGTAAAATTGAAAATGAAAGGGTTTATGTAACCTTTGATCTTGACGCCTTTGACCCTTCAATTATGCCTGCAGTTGGGACTCCTGAACCAGACGGGATTTCTTGGAAGCAGGCTATATCTTTATTGAGGAAAGTTTACGAAGAGAAGGAAGTTGTAGGAGCTGATGTTGTTGAACTATGCCCTACAATTGGGGACATTGCATCTGCCTTTACTGCTGCAAAGCTCGTATATAAGTTGGTGGGCTACAAATTTATGTTGTGAAATTTAAGCAAATGCTTGTTCTTTTCAAAATATTCTCGTGATGGAGCAAGAGCTTTTATCAGATATTCCGATACTGCCTCCTTAAGGTCAGCGGGGTGAAGGCGTCCTTTTTTATAGTCAAGAATAAGCTCCTCAGCCGAGGTGTATGTTACTTCGCCTCCGTATTTTGAAGGCCTTTGGATTGTAAGTGAGTCCTTTTCAGTACGGAGAATTATGAGATTGCAAATGTCA is from Candidatus Anstonellales archaeon and encodes:
- a CDS encoding DUF4870 domain-containing protein, translated to MSPRLLQNPREDDFRDSRLLSAVSYASIAFIFPFFFLLVPYLVSILIYIFVKEDKFVRFNALQSFLLATSYTIVFVLLSLTILGLIVSIPSIILFWIFCAWAAIEAYNGKIVHIPLITDITKTHI
- the speB gene encoding agmatinase, which encodes MDSVERVPVERVPFNFGAVQCKLSDAKAVIIPVPYDSTASYRTGMRSGPREIIEASRNMELYDLELKRDIIDDAPIFTMDEIVCSKESPQEVVEAVENAVSWVLLEGKFPLMLGGEHSVTLGSLKACKKKYERLSVVQIDAHADMRDSYEGTGYSHACVMRRVRELCPNAVGVGIRSMSKDEAEYIKEKGLEPYIFGPEFDEKEIVSKIENERVYVTFDLDAFDPSIMPAVGTPEPDGISWKQAISLLRKVYEEKEVVGADVVELCPTIGDIASAFTAAKLVYKLVGYKFML